From a region of the Streptomyces venezuelae genome:
- a CDS encoding glyoxalase — MTSTESFTLEVADTTAAHRFYTAFAPDVQVRLRASEAPTTGFRGFALSLTVPRPADVDALAGAALAAGATTLKPASKSFWGYAAVVQAPDGTVWKLATSAKRDAGPATGRIDDVVLLLGVADVSATKQFYVGRGLAVAKGFGSKYVEFATPSSPFKLALYGRRALAKDVGVPVDGSGSHRLVIGGTGGPFTDPDGFAWEAAVPATA; from the coding sequence ATGACCTCCACCGAGTCCTTCACCCTTGAGGTGGCCGACACCACGGCCGCCCACCGCTTCTACACCGCCTTCGCCCCGGACGTGCAGGTCCGCCTGCGGGCCTCGGAGGCACCGACGACCGGCTTCCGCGGGTTCGCGCTCTCGCTCACCGTCCCCCGGCCGGCCGACGTGGACGCCCTCGCAGGCGCTGCCCTCGCCGCCGGTGCCACCACCCTGAAGCCCGCCTCGAAGTCGTTCTGGGGCTACGCCGCCGTCGTGCAGGCCCCGGACGGGACGGTCTGGAAGCTCGCGACGTCCGCGAAGCGGGACGCCGGCCCGGCCACCGGGCGGATCGACGACGTCGTGCTCCTGCTGGGGGTGGCCGACGTGTCCGCCACCAAGCAGTTCTACGTCGGCCGCGGCCTCGCCGTGGCCAAGGGCTTCGGCAGCAAGTACGTCGAGTTCGCCACTCCGTCGAGCCCCTTCAAGCTGGCGCTGTACGGGCGCCGCGCCCTGGCCAAGGACGTCGGCGTACCGGTCGACGGCTCCGGTTCCCACCGGCTCGTCATCGGGGGCACCGGCGGGCCCTTCACCGACCCCGACGGCTTCGCCTGGGAGGCCGCGGTACCGGCCACGGCTTGA